One window of the Manihot esculenta cultivar AM560-2 chromosome 14, M.esculenta_v8, whole genome shotgun sequence genome contains the following:
- the LOC110599727 gene encoding nucleoprotein TPR isoform X2, whose protein sequence is MSSSSSSSSTIDVDELLQIGTRCRDLRKEKEMLNGSQSHSFELIRRLELHVKSLLEARAEDRKLIQKLERELLNCSQQIDYLQDQINARNAEVYSLGEHVHDLELKLADMDNLQVKVGQLQGEIERSDTECFLLTQELKSKELELQKSVLCIEKLEESISSLTLDSQCEIESMKLDMMALEQACFEARRDQKETTLEKATMDKLIKEQEIRVYDAEEIIDCLEKENKELREKFVTSEMHARQFLQKIEEWQEKEDKSQLNIQHQLSESESKNMLREKSACGELLGQLFSKLAIVLAPESSLKKKMERMSHQITEYEVLVKQLKI, encoded by the exons ATGTCGAGTAGCTCCAGCAGCAGCAGCACTATTGATGTAGACGAACTTTTGCAGATTGGGACAAGATGCAgagat ctaagaaaagaaaaagaaatgttGAATGGATCTCAATCCCATAGCTTTGAACTAATCAGG AGGTTAGAACTACATGTGAAATCATTATTAGAGGCTCGTGCTGAAGACAGAAAGCTCATTCAGAAATTGGAAAGAGAGTTGTTGAACTGCTCTCAACAGATAG ATTACCTTCAGGATCAAATAAATGCAAGGAATGCAGAAGTTTACAGCTTGGGGGAGCATGTACATGACCTCGAGTTGAAATTAGCAGACATGGATAATTTACAGGTGAAGGTTGGCCAGTTGCAGGGGGAAATTGAGAGGTCTGACACAGAGTGCTTCTTGTTGACACAGGAATTGAAGAGCAAAGAATTAGAGCTGCAAAAATCTGTTTTATGCATAGAGAAATTGGAGGAATCTATTTCGTCTTTAACCCTAGATTCCCAGTGTGAAATAGAGAGTATGAAGCTTGATATGATGGCTTTGGAGCAAGCATGCTTTGAAGCTAGAAGGGACCAGAAAGAAACCACTTTAGAAAAGGCAACAATGGATAAGTTAATAAAAGAACAGGAGATTCGAGTTTATGATGCAGAGGAAATTATAGACTGCCTAGAAAAGGAGAATAAAGAACTGAGAGAGAAATTTGTTACATCTGAAATGCATGCTAGACAATTTCTTCAAAAGATAGAGGAGTGGCAAGAAAAAGAGGACAAATCACAGCTTAATATTCAGCACCAATTAAGTGAATCGGAGAGCAAAAATATGTTGAGAGAAAAGAG TGCTTGCGGAGAGCTACTTGGTCAACTTTTTTCAAAATTGGCAATTGTATTGGCACCAGAATCAAGTTTGAaaaagaagatggagagaaTGTCACACCAGATAACCGAATATGAAGTTCTGGTGAAGCAGCTCAAG ATTTGA
- the LOC110599727 gene encoding nucleoprotein TPR isoform X1: MSSSSSSSSTIDVDELLQIGTRCRDLRKEKEMLNGSQSHSFELIRRLELHVKSLLEARAEDRKLIQKLERELLNCSQQIDYLQDQINARNAEVYSLGEHVHDLELKLADMDNLQVKVGQLQGEIERSDTECFLLTQELKSKELELQKSVLCIEKLEESISSLTLDSQCEIESMKLDMMALEQACFEARRDQKETTLEKATMDKLIKEQEIRVYDAEEIIDCLEKENKELREKFVTSEMHARQFLQKIEEWQEKEDKSQLNIQHQLSESESKNMLREKSACGELLGQLFSKLAIVLAPESSLKKKMERMSHQITEYEVLVKQLKEDLREEKLKAKEEADDLAQEMAELRYQMTSLLEEECKRRACIEHASLQRIAELEAQIQKEQRPFCGITKFHEA, translated from the exons ATGTCGAGTAGCTCCAGCAGCAGCAGCACTATTGATGTAGACGAACTTTTGCAGATTGGGACAAGATGCAgagat ctaagaaaagaaaaagaaatgttGAATGGATCTCAATCCCATAGCTTTGAACTAATCAGG AGGTTAGAACTACATGTGAAATCATTATTAGAGGCTCGTGCTGAAGACAGAAAGCTCATTCAGAAATTGGAAAGAGAGTTGTTGAACTGCTCTCAACAGATAG ATTACCTTCAGGATCAAATAAATGCAAGGAATGCAGAAGTTTACAGCTTGGGGGAGCATGTACATGACCTCGAGTTGAAATTAGCAGACATGGATAATTTACAGGTGAAGGTTGGCCAGTTGCAGGGGGAAATTGAGAGGTCTGACACAGAGTGCTTCTTGTTGACACAGGAATTGAAGAGCAAAGAATTAGAGCTGCAAAAATCTGTTTTATGCATAGAGAAATTGGAGGAATCTATTTCGTCTTTAACCCTAGATTCCCAGTGTGAAATAGAGAGTATGAAGCTTGATATGATGGCTTTGGAGCAAGCATGCTTTGAAGCTAGAAGGGACCAGAAAGAAACCACTTTAGAAAAGGCAACAATGGATAAGTTAATAAAAGAACAGGAGATTCGAGTTTATGATGCAGAGGAAATTATAGACTGCCTAGAAAAGGAGAATAAAGAACTGAGAGAGAAATTTGTTACATCTGAAATGCATGCTAGACAATTTCTTCAAAAGATAGAGGAGTGGCAAGAAAAAGAGGACAAATCACAGCTTAATATTCAGCACCAATTAAGTGAATCGGAGAGCAAAAATATGTTGAGAGAAAAGAG TGCTTGCGGAGAGCTACTTGGTCAACTTTTTTCAAAATTGGCAATTGTATTGGCACCAGAATCAAGTTTGAaaaagaagatggagagaaTGTCACACCAGATAACCGAATATGAAGTTCTGGTGAAGCAGCTCAAG GAAGATTTGAGAGAGGAAAAATTGAAGGCAAAGGAAGAAGCTGATGACCTAGCACAAGAAATGGCCGAGTTGAGGTATCAAATGACAAGTTTGCTTGAGGAAGAGTGCAAGCGCCGTGCTTGCATTGAACATGCATCATTACAGAGAATAGCTGAATTAGAAGCACAG ATTCAAAAAGAACAGAGACCTTTTTGTGGTATCACGAAATTCCATGAAGCATAG
- the LOC110599725 gene encoding G-type lectin S-receptor-like serine/threonine-protein kinase At4g27290 isoform X1: MGVYNNPWFIVYVVLVCLYFQFQISSAVDKISGNQSLSGDRTISSEEGNFVLGFFKPGNSSNYYIGIWYNTLSELTAVWVANRDKPVSDKYSSQLRISDGNLALFNESNTLIWSTDLKPTTSSSLEAVLLDDGNFVLRDGTNSSDQLWQSFDHPTDTFLPGCRLGFNKITKTSTRLISWKNKDDPAPGLYSIEVDPNGTSQFYISWNRSKIMWTSGNWDGQRFSLLPEMRLNYIFNYTYVDNENERYFVYSLYNSSIISRLIIDVGGQIQQLSWLKSAKQWNLSWSQPRVECDLYAYCGSFGSCNLKSKPLCHCLSGFHPKSEEEWNSEVYNGGCARKTILQCGNSSLINGKSDQFLASPDMLLPTNPQPWALAKEKAQECGSTCLSDCLCTAYAYDGTHCSFWHGDLLDLRQREDGDPNGQTLYVRLAASEFSNSKSKERLIVVVVGSMVIVIVLGLLLLVILRRTKMRKIEKVSGSPSEIKDSIAAEGGQDNPQLVFFSFKTILAATSNFSEAQKLGEGGFGPVYKGNLPGDQEIAIKRLSRKSGQGLEEFMNELKLIANLQHKYLVRLLGCCVEREEKILIYEYMPNRSLDKFLFDPSQKAKLVWDKRLNIAEGVAQGLLYIHKFSRMKVIHRDLKASNILLDEAMNPKISDFGMARIFGINQTEANTNRVMGTYGYMSPEYAFSGKFSEKSDVFSFGVFLLEIVSGRRNTSFHRSGLSLTLLSWAWELWKEGNEAEIIDPSMNGTCRPEEAVRFIQVGLLCIQEDPTDRPTMSSVVLMLSSDTQTLPSPKEPAFHSRRTVESSSPRPNSCSKNEMTISLPEGR; the protein is encoded by the exons ATGGGCGTTTACAACAATCCATGGTTCATTGTTTATGTTGTCTTGGTATGCTTATATTTCCAGTTCCAGATCTCTTCTGCTGTTGATAAAATCTCTGGAAACCAGTCTCTATCAGGTGATCGAACCATTTCATCTGAAGAAGGGAACTTTGTATTGGGTTTCTTCAAGCCAGGTAACTCCTCAAACTACTACATAGGAATTTGGTACAACACATTGTCTGAACTGACAGCTGTTTGGGTAGCAAATAGAGATAAACCAGTTTCTGATAAATACTCTTCCCAGCTAAGAATATCAGATGGTAATTTAGCTCTATTTAATGAATCAAATACTCTAATATGGTCAACGGATTTGAAGCCTACGACTTCAAGCTCTTTGGAAGCTGTGCTTCTGGATGACGGAAATTTTGTTTTGAGAGATGGGACGAATTCATCAGACCAACTCTGGCAGAGTTTTGATCATCCAACCGATACATTTCTCCCTGGTTGTAGGCTTGGATTCAACAAAATCACCAAAACAAGCACGCGTCTTATTTCATGGAAAAACAAAGATGATCCTGCACCAGGACTCTATTCTATTGAGGTGGACCCAAATGGAACCAGTCAATTTTACATTTCGTGGAATAGGTCTAAAATTATGTGGACTAGCGGTAATTGGGACGGACAAAGATTCAGCTTACTTCCTGAAATGAGattgaattatatatttaactatACTTATGTTGACAACGAAAATGAGAGGTATTTCGTCTATTCTCTGTACAACAGTTCTATTATATCTCGACTCATCATAGATGTTGGAGGGCAGATTCAACAACTTTCATGGTTAAAGTCCGCCAAGCAATGGAATTTGTCTTGGAGTCAGCCAAGGGTTGAATGTGACTTGTATGCCTACTGCGGGTCATTCGGGAGTTGCAATTTGAAATCCAAGCCTCTTTGTCATTGTTTGTCAGGTTTTCATCCAAAATCAGAAGAAGAGTGGAATTCGGAGGTTTACAATGGTGGGTGCGCAAGGAAAACCATTTTGCAGTGTGGGAATTCTAGTCTTATTAATGGGAAGAGTGACCAATTTTTGGCAAGTCCCGACATGCTATTGCCAACAAATCCACAGCCATGGGCACTAGCAAAGGAGAAAGCACAGGAATGCGGATCCACTTGCTTGAGTGACTGCTTATGTACTGCTTATGCTTATGATGGCACTCACTGTTCATTTTGGCATGGAGATCTCCTGGATCTTCGACAACGTGAAGATGGTGACCCCAATGGACAAACTCTCTATGTCAGGCTTGCAGCGTCTGAATTCTCAAATTCTAAAAGTAAAGAGAGACTTATTGTGGTAGTTGTAGGTTCAATGGTTATTGTAATTGTCCTAGGCCTGCTTCTATTAGTAATCCTGAGGAGGACAAAGATGAGAAAAATAG aaAAGGTATCAGGAAGTCCATCCGAGATCAAAGACAGTATTGCAGCTGAAGGAGGACAAGACAATCCACAACTGGTTTTTTTCAGCTTTAAAACTATATTAGCCGCGACAAGCAACTTTTCCGAAGCACAAAAACTAGGAGAGGGTGGGTTTGGCCCTGTTTATAAG GGAAATCTGCCTGGTGATCAAGAAATAGCCATAAAAAGGCTTTCAAGAAAATCAGGACAAGGGCTTGAGGAATTCATGAATGAGTTGAAACTTATTGCCAATCTCCAACACAAGTATCTTGTAAGACTCTTGGGTTGTTGTGTTGAAAGGGAGGAGAAGATACTGATATACGAGTACATGCCCAATCGAAGTTTGGACAAATTTCTTTTTG ATCCATCTCAAAAGGCAAAACTGGTTTGGGACAAACGCCTCAACATAGCAGAAGGCGTAGCTCAAGGACTCCTCTACATCCATAAGTTCTCTAGAATGAAAGTCATTCACAGGGACCTAAAGGCAAGCAATATTTTGTTGGATGAAGCAATGAACCCCAAAATTTCAGACTTTGGAATGGCAAGGATTTTTGGCATAAATCAAACTGAAGCAAATACCAATCGTGTGATGGGCACTTA TGGTTACATGTCGCCTGAGTATGCATTTTCTGGGAAATTTTCTGAGAAATCAGATGTATTTAGCTTTGGTGTGTTCCTGTTGGAGATAGTGAGTGGAAGGAGGAACACAAGCTTCCATCGCAGTGGACTTTCATTAACCCTTCTCAGTTGG GCATGGGAACTATGGAAAGAAGGAAACGAAGCGGAGATAATAGATCCATCCATGAACGGTACATGCCGTCCTGAAGAAGCTGTGAGATTTATCCAAGTGGGTCTGTTGTGTATTCAAGAGGATCCAACTGATAGGCCAACAATGTCTTCGGTGGTTCTCATGTTGAGCAGTGATACTCAGACGCTTCCGTCGCCCAAAGAACCAGCATTTCACTCTCGCAGAACTGTTGAAAGTTCTTCTCCAAGGCCAAACTCTTGTTCCAAGAATGAAATGACTATCAGCTTGCCTGAAGGTCGATAG
- the LOC110599726 gene encoding uncharacterized protein LOC110599726, which yields MEEDQEFRHVCKFCSKSFSCGRSLGGHMRSHMINDISAQADGTKLTRKKLPSLPNNNGANNNTSFNEAAGYGLRENPKKTWRLADHSGEDTSVLDKSCKECGKVFQSWKALFGHMKCHALEKEKVSNNNSLEEQQDSWTSANNQKLVMDSQSDNETAAPNRRKRSKRRIRYMGAENSSSLSFANNASSSVSEIEQEQEEVAMCLMMLSRDAAQWGGLNSVAESSDNNSAFLETNLVSSKTEGKSFVCTGTKTVKMKKLGEKLETGKFEDDEYFKVENRKSEFSASGISRKGFTKNDKAKKPQLDDEHGAQNSGFKLAKNFTRETSLDQTGMVAKSSSSKRKLSDSSDKKLKSDYLKKLTTDASDSEACKNTDKSSRFECTTCNKVFHSYQALGGHRASHKKTKGCFASRIDSSENSIETEPRPDTTADSKLIKTIKNEISADHLAIDCDDKAETSCGAKKSKGHECPVCLKVFPSGQALGGHKRSHLVGAPEAKNNQNIAIQEPIPPVRDFLDLNLPAPVEEEGNGLVGFNPWWIRSNHKHEPLVGLISN from the coding sequence ATGGAAGAAGACCAAGAATTCAGACATGTGTGCAAGTTCTGCAGCAAGAGCTTCTCTTGTGGTAGATCCTTGGGTGGTCACATGAGGTCTCACATGATTAATGACATTTCAGCTCAAGCTGATGGTACTAAGCTCACCAGGAAAAAGCTCCCATCTCTCCCCAACAACAATGGAGCTAATAACAATACCTCTTTCAACGAAGCTGCTGGTTATGGCCTCAGAGAAAATCCAAAGAAGACTTGGAGGCTTGCAGATCATTCGGGTGAGGATACTTCAGTCCTTGACAAATCCTGCAAAGAGTGTGGCAAAGTATTCCAATCTTGGAAAGCTTTGTTTGGTCACATGAAGTGTCACGCACTAGAGAAAGAAAAAGTGTCCAACAATAATAGCCTGGAAGAGCAGCAAGATTCTTGGACCAGTGCTAATAACCAGAAGCTGGTCATGGACAGCCAATCAGACAACGAAACTGCTGCTCCTAATCGAAGAAAGAGATCAAAAAGGAGAATAAGGTACATGGGTGCTGAAAACTCTTCTTCCTTGTCTTTTGCCAATAATGCATCCTCTTCTGTTTCTGAAATTGAGCAAGAACAAGAAGAGGTTGCCATGTGCCTAATGATGCTTTCTAGAGATGCTGCTCAGTGGGGCGGCTTGAATTCTGTTGCTGAGTCCTCTGATAATAATTCTGCTTTTCTTGAGACTAATTTGGTTAGTTCTAAAACTGAAGGTAAGTCTTTTGTTTGTACTGGTACTAAGACTGTGAAAATGAAAAAACTTGGTGAGAAGTTGGAGACTGGCAAATTTGAGGATGATGAGTATTTCAAAgttgaaaacagaaaatcagAGTTCTCTGCTTCTGGGATTTCAAGAAAGGGGTTTACCAAGAACGATAAAGCCAAAAAGCCTCAGCTAGATGATGAACATGGAGCACAGAACTCTGGATTCAAACTAGCCAAGAATTTTACCAGGGAAACTAGTTTGGATCAAACTGGAATGGTTGCCAAGAGCAGTTCAAGCAAGAGAAAGTTAAGCGACTCTTCTGATAAAAAATTGAAGTCAGATTACTTGAAGAAGCTGACAACCGATGCTTCAGATTCTGAAGCTTGCAAGAACACTGATAAAAGCAGCAGATTTGAGTGTACTACTTGCAATAAAGTATTCCACTCTTACCAAGCTCTAGGAGGACACAGAGCAAGCCACAAAAAGACTAAAGGTTGCTTTGCATCAAGAATTGACAGCAGTGAAAATAGCATTGAAACTGAACCACGTCCTGACACAACAGCAGATAGTAAGCTCATTAAAACCATCAAAAATGAAATTTCTGCTGATCACTTGGCCATAGATTGTGACGACAAGGCTGAGACAAGTTGTGGGGCAAAGAAGAGTAAAGGACATGAGTGCCCTGTTTGTCTCAAGGTGTTCCCATCAGGACAAGCATTGGGTGGTCACAAGAGGTCTCACTTAGTGGGAGCTCCTGAGGCTAAAAACAACCAGAATATTGCAATCCAAGAACCAATTCCACCAGTAAGAGACTTCCTTGACCTTAATCTTCCTGCTCCTGTTGAAGAAGAAGGCAATGGGCTTGTGGGTTTTAATCCATGGTGGATAAGAAGCAACCACAAGCATGAACCCCTTGTAGGTTTGATCTCTAATTGA
- the LOC110600378 gene encoding SNAP25 homologous protein SNAP33, whose product MFGLKKSPLKVGKHSKVDPGYTDPPRSNPFDSDDELDNKKTLKPPRKTSSEPNLTAPNVSTNPFHDDEERGTSSSPLYSVTSAARNKYKNDFRDSGGVENQSVQELENYAVYKAEETTKAVNGCLKIAEEIREDATKTLITLHQQGEQITKTHNVAVEMDHDLSRGEKLLGSLGGMFSRTWKPKKTRPITGPVITRDDYPKTRGGHMEQREKLGLNPAPKGWSNSQTPLSEPTDAFQKVEVEKAKQDDALSDLSNLLGELKDMAVDMGTEIEKQTKALDHFQDDVDELNFRVKGANQRGRRLLGK is encoded by the exons ATGTTTGGTTTGAAAAAATCTCCCTTGAAGGTTGGCAAGCATAGCAAGGTTGACCCTGGATACACCGATCCTCCTCGTTCTAATCCTTTTGATTCTGATGACGAGTTGGACAATAAGAAAACCCTTAAACCTCCTAGGAAAACTTCTTCAGAACCCAATCTGACAGCACCAAATGTTAGTACCAATCCTTTTCATGATGATGAAGAAAGAGGGACATCTTCTTCACCTTTGTATTCTGTCACTTCAGCAGCAAGAAATAAGTACAAGAATGATTTCCGTGACTCAGGAGGAGTAGAGAACCAATCAGTGCAAGAATTGGAGAACTATGCTGTATACAAGGCTGAGGAGACTACAAAAGCAGTCAATGGCTGTCTGAAGATTGCTGAGGAAATCAGAGAGGATGCTACCAAAACTTTGATCACCTTGCATCAGCAGGGGGAGCAAATTACCAAGACCCATAACGTTGCGGTTGAGATGGATCATGATCTTAGTCGG GGAGAGAAGCTTCTAGGAAGTCTTGGGGGCATGTTCTCTAGGACttggaagccaaagaagacccGTCCAATTACAGGCCCTGTTATTAcaagag ATGATTATCCCAAAACAAGAGGTGGCCACATGGAGCAGAGGGAGAAGCTGGGATTGAATCCTGCACCCAAGGGATGGTCCAATAGTCAGACACCCCTGTCTGAACCTACTGATGCATTCCAGAAAGTTGAG GTGGAAAAAGCAAAGCAAGATGATGCACTCTCAGATTTGAGTAATCTATTGGGAGAGCTGAAGGACATGGCAGTTGACATGGGGACTGAAATTGAGAA ACAAACAAAAGCTCTGGATCACTTCCaggatgatgtggatgaactaAATTTCCGTGTTAAAGGCGCAAATCAACGTGGCAGACGTTTGCTGGGAAAGTAG
- the LOC110599725 gene encoding receptor-like serine/threonine-protein kinase SD1-8 isoform X2: MGVYNNPWFIVYVVLVCLYFQFQISSAVDKISGNQSLSGDRTISSEEGNFVLGFFKPDLKPTTSSSLEAVLLDDGNFVLRDGTNSSDQLWQSFDHPTDTFLPGCRLGFNKITKTSTRLISWKNKDDPAPGLYSIEVDPNGTSQFYISWNRSKIMWTSGNWDGQRFSLLPEMRLNYIFNYTYVDNENERYFVYSLYNSSIISRLIIDVGGQIQQLSWLKSAKQWNLSWSQPRVECDLYAYCGSFGSCNLKSKPLCHCLSGFHPKSEEEWNSEVYNGGCARKTILQCGNSSLINGKSDQFLASPDMLLPTNPQPWALAKEKAQECGSTCLSDCLCTAYAYDGTHCSFWHGDLLDLRQREDGDPNGQTLYVRLAASEFSNSKSKERLIVVVVGSMVIVIVLGLLLLVILRRTKMRKIEKVSGSPSEIKDSIAAEGGQDNPQLVFFSFKTILAATSNFSEAQKLGEGGFGPVYKGNLPGDQEIAIKRLSRKSGQGLEEFMNELKLIANLQHKYLVRLLGCCVEREEKILIYEYMPNRSLDKFLFDPSQKAKLVWDKRLNIAEGVAQGLLYIHKFSRMKVIHRDLKASNILLDEAMNPKISDFGMARIFGINQTEANTNRVMGTYGYMSPEYAFSGKFSEKSDVFSFGVFLLEIVSGRRNTSFHRSGLSLTLLSWAWELWKEGNEAEIIDPSMNGTCRPEEAVRFIQVGLLCIQEDPTDRPTMSSVVLMLSSDTQTLPSPKEPAFHSRRTVESSSPRPNSCSKNEMTISLPEGR; this comes from the exons ATGGGCGTTTACAACAATCCATGGTTCATTGTTTATGTTGTCTTGGTATGCTTATATTTCCAGTTCCAGATCTCTTCTGCTGTTGATAAAATCTCTGGAAACCAGTCTCTATCAGGTGATCGAACCATTTCATCTGAAGAAGGGAACTTTGTATTGGGTTTCTTCAAGCCAG ATTTGAAGCCTACGACTTCAAGCTCTTTGGAAGCTGTGCTTCTGGATGACGGAAATTTTGTTTTGAGAGATGGGACGAATTCATCAGACCAACTCTGGCAGAGTTTTGATCATCCAACCGATACATTTCTCCCTGGTTGTAGGCTTGGATTCAACAAAATCACCAAAACAAGCACGCGTCTTATTTCATGGAAAAACAAAGATGATCCTGCACCAGGACTCTATTCTATTGAGGTGGACCCAAATGGAACCAGTCAATTTTACATTTCGTGGAATAGGTCTAAAATTATGTGGACTAGCGGTAATTGGGACGGACAAAGATTCAGCTTACTTCCTGAAATGAGattgaattatatatttaactatACTTATGTTGACAACGAAAATGAGAGGTATTTCGTCTATTCTCTGTACAACAGTTCTATTATATCTCGACTCATCATAGATGTTGGAGGGCAGATTCAACAACTTTCATGGTTAAAGTCCGCCAAGCAATGGAATTTGTCTTGGAGTCAGCCAAGGGTTGAATGTGACTTGTATGCCTACTGCGGGTCATTCGGGAGTTGCAATTTGAAATCCAAGCCTCTTTGTCATTGTTTGTCAGGTTTTCATCCAAAATCAGAAGAAGAGTGGAATTCGGAGGTTTACAATGGTGGGTGCGCAAGGAAAACCATTTTGCAGTGTGGGAATTCTAGTCTTATTAATGGGAAGAGTGACCAATTTTTGGCAAGTCCCGACATGCTATTGCCAACAAATCCACAGCCATGGGCACTAGCAAAGGAGAAAGCACAGGAATGCGGATCCACTTGCTTGAGTGACTGCTTATGTACTGCTTATGCTTATGATGGCACTCACTGTTCATTTTGGCATGGAGATCTCCTGGATCTTCGACAACGTGAAGATGGTGACCCCAATGGACAAACTCTCTATGTCAGGCTTGCAGCGTCTGAATTCTCAAATTCTAAAAGTAAAGAGAGACTTATTGTGGTAGTTGTAGGTTCAATGGTTATTGTAATTGTCCTAGGCCTGCTTCTATTAGTAATCCTGAGGAGGACAAAGATGAGAAAAATAG aaAAGGTATCAGGAAGTCCATCCGAGATCAAAGACAGTATTGCAGCTGAAGGAGGACAAGACAATCCACAACTGGTTTTTTTCAGCTTTAAAACTATATTAGCCGCGACAAGCAACTTTTCCGAAGCACAAAAACTAGGAGAGGGTGGGTTTGGCCCTGTTTATAAG GGAAATCTGCCTGGTGATCAAGAAATAGCCATAAAAAGGCTTTCAAGAAAATCAGGACAAGGGCTTGAGGAATTCATGAATGAGTTGAAACTTATTGCCAATCTCCAACACAAGTATCTTGTAAGACTCTTGGGTTGTTGTGTTGAAAGGGAGGAGAAGATACTGATATACGAGTACATGCCCAATCGAAGTTTGGACAAATTTCTTTTTG ATCCATCTCAAAAGGCAAAACTGGTTTGGGACAAACGCCTCAACATAGCAGAAGGCGTAGCTCAAGGACTCCTCTACATCCATAAGTTCTCTAGAATGAAAGTCATTCACAGGGACCTAAAGGCAAGCAATATTTTGTTGGATGAAGCAATGAACCCCAAAATTTCAGACTTTGGAATGGCAAGGATTTTTGGCATAAATCAAACTGAAGCAAATACCAATCGTGTGATGGGCACTTA TGGTTACATGTCGCCTGAGTATGCATTTTCTGGGAAATTTTCTGAGAAATCAGATGTATTTAGCTTTGGTGTGTTCCTGTTGGAGATAGTGAGTGGAAGGAGGAACACAAGCTTCCATCGCAGTGGACTTTCATTAACCCTTCTCAGTTGG GCATGGGAACTATGGAAAGAAGGAAACGAAGCGGAGATAATAGATCCATCCATGAACGGTACATGCCGTCCTGAAGAAGCTGTGAGATTTATCCAAGTGGGTCTGTTGTGTATTCAAGAGGATCCAACTGATAGGCCAACAATGTCTTCGGTGGTTCTCATGTTGAGCAGTGATACTCAGACGCTTCCGTCGCCCAAAGAACCAGCATTTCACTCTCGCAGAACTGTTGAAAGTTCTTCTCCAAGGCCAAACTCTTGTTCCAAGAATGAAATGACTATCAGCTTGCCTGAAGGTCGATAG